The DNA segment TTCGTTCGTCAAAAGTTTATCTGATAACGAAAACACAGCTAATGACTCATGAATAATGTCTAATAATTAATTCACAGTTTGAACGGATGATGCAAGTTTTACCTATCCAGAGTGATGCTCCCACCACAGAAAGCCCCTCTCCAGGCAGGCTAATTGTTTTAACTGGCCCCAGTGGGGTTGGTAAAGGTACTTTAATGCAAGAGCTGTTAAAACGTCATCCAGAACTTTACTATTCTGTATCCGTAACGACTCGTTCTCCTCGTTCAGGAGAAATTAACGGCGAAAATTATTACTTTATTAGCCGCAGTAAGTTTGAACAATTAGTGGCCGAAGATGAATTCTTGGAGTGGGCAGAATTTGCTGGTAATTATTACGGTACTCCCCGTGAAGCTGTGCTTAACCAAATTCGATCCGGCAAATTGGTGGTGCTGGAAATTGAACTAGAAGGGGCAAGACAAATCCGAGCTTCCTTCTCTAGCGCTCTGGGGATTTTTATTTTACCGCCGTCCTTGAATGAATTGGAGAGCCGCATACGTGGTCGCGCCCAAGATTCTGAAGAAGCGATCGCTCGTCGCCTATGTCGCGCCGAAGAAGAAATCCAAGCCGCAGACGAATTTGATGTTCAAATAGTTAATGACGATTTAGAAACCGCTCTCAAAGCCATAGAAGCAACTTTATTCGGATAGTTGGAAACTCTTTGACACTAAGCATTTCTCACACAAAATTAAACAGGACACACACGAAGAGCGCAGCTTTTCCTTTGTGTCCTAGTCATAAAAAATAGGACATCAGGCATCGGTAATACTAAAAAATCACTAACAATTAGCTATTACCAATGCCCAATTCCTAATTATTCAAAAATTAAATTAACCGAATAGAGCTTGAATCAGTCCCAAATTGCTAGTTAAGAAATAAGCGACGACTGCACCGCCAATCCCACCAATCAAGAAAGAACTGGCAAAATTATTCCAGCTTTCTTTGGAGTTAAAAGCGTCTACTGGTGGGTTGGGGACAGTTACACTAGCAAGTGCTTTGGCAGGATTGCTATTGGCATACAGAGATAGACAGGCAGTGAGAATCACAACCAAACCGATTGCTCCCAGTAACCCAGCTAAATTAGCATTAGTTGCATTACGTAGAGGTCCCAATTTAGCAAAAGGCCCAAATAGCAAGTAACCATGAGCCATACCCACTTCTAAACCACGTCTAGCAGGATTAAGACCTTGACGATAGGCAGGCAAGTTATTGATGAACCACTTAACCAAG comes from the Nodularia sp. NIES-3585 genome and includes:
- the gmk gene encoding guanylate kinase; translated protein: MMQVLPIQSDAPTTESPSPGRLIVLTGPSGVGKGTLMQELLKRHPELYYSVSVTTRSPRSGEINGENYYFISRSKFEQLVAEDEFLEWAEFAGNYYGTPREAVLNQIRSGKLVVLEIELEGARQIRASFSSALGIFILPPSLNELESRIRGRAQDSEEAIARRLCRAEEEIQAADEFDVQIVNDDLETALKAIEATLFG
- a CDS encoding photosystem I reaction center protein subunit XI, which translates into the protein MAQAVNSSKNRPGDPRNSEVVSPAGRDPQQGNLETPINSSPLVKWFINNLPAYRQGLNPARRGLEVGMAHGYLLFGPFAKLGPLRNATNANLAGLLGAIGLVVILTACLSLYANSNPAKALASVTVPNPPVDAFNSKESWNNFASSFLIGGIGGAVVAYFLTSNLGLIQALFG